In Anas acuta chromosome 5, bAnaAcu1.1, whole genome shotgun sequence, a single window of DNA contains:
- the WT1 gene encoding Wilms tumor protein isoform X6 has translation MTSQLECMTWNQMNLGSTLKGHTAGYENENHSAPMLYSCGAQYRIHTHGVFRGIQDVRRVPGVAPTIVRSASETNEKRPFMCAYPGCNKRYFKLSHLQMHSRKHTGEKPYQCDFKDCERRFSRSDQLKRHQRRHTGVKPFQCKTCQRKFSRSDHLKTHTRTHTGKTSEKPFSCRWPSCQKKFARSDELVRHHNMHQRNMTKLQLAL, from the exons CCATACAGCAGGATATGAAAATGAGAACCACAGTGCTCCCATGTTATACAGCTGTGGGGCCCAATACAGAATACACACCCATGGAGTTTTTAGAGGCATACAA GATGTCCGACGGGTGCCGGGAGTAGCACCAACTATTGTCCGATCAGCAAGCGAGACAAATGAAAAACGTCCCTTCATGTGCGCGTACCCTGGCTGTAACAAGAGATACTTTAAGTTGTCCCATTTACAGATGCACAGCAGAAAGCACACTG GTGAAAAACCCTATCAGTGTGATTTTAAGGACTGTGAACGAAGATTTTCTCGTTCAGACCAACTCAAACGGCACCAAAGACGACACACAG GTGTGAAACCCTTCCAGTGTAAAACCTGTCAGAGAAAGTTCTCCAGATCTGATCATCTGAAGACTCATACCAGGACTCATACAGGTAAAACAA GTGAAAAGCCTTTCAGTTGCCGGTGGCCCAGCTGTCAAAAAAAATTTGCCAGGTCTGATGAATTAGTTCGTCATCACAACATGCACCAGAGGAACATGACTAAACTGCAGTTGGCCCTTTAG